A single region of the Manihot esculenta cultivar AM560-2 chromosome 12, M.esculenta_v8, whole genome shotgun sequence genome encodes:
- the LOC110627903 gene encoding membrane protein of ER body 2 isoform X1, giving the protein MDLEEQRKQPQEEEELEVGLRGRPSRRPSGQKTPTFTTTAPSSGVYSSSQRQELEPENGIFFNKVEGTESINGFSDDSKDVNDDVAPISESTSLLAESSLPVSDNGTGYESTTVRKESRQELYLDEVYKKPVTHEFYCPHCHSCITKVVIREIDSAHRVGLLRCTSCFSFLTLAGEWLLSNFAPKGEGVGKQDPAETNVPQDLPDDSLIQTTSVVDSPATQIVSSPAEMVKQNQNLGFSLDEKHSQKEPEPDERPEIQADIKGKLTTQKTDEAAVETIPSTAIIIFDDGQTQARDETKLEILKSIVYGGLMESITSLGVVTSAASADAATLNILALALANLVSGLFIIGHNLRELKNEQPGGVPSDQTNEREERYEELLGKRQNFILHATIVLLSFIVFGLVPPVVYGFSFHKSDNKDYKLAAVAAASLLCITLLAIGKAYVQKPPKNYLITVLKYAVIGVMASGVSYVAGDLVKKIIEKSGFFQSDVAVTAPLAGMKSDTLEWASY; this is encoded by the exons ATGGATCTGGAGGAGCAAAGGAAACAGCCACAGGAGGAGGAGGAGTTGGAGGTGGGTTTACGAGGAAGGCCGTCTCGCCGTCCTAGCGGCCAGAAAACCCCCACCTTCACCACCACTGCACCATCCAGTGGAGTCTACTCTTCTTCCCAACGTCAAGAACTTGAGCCAGAAAATGGGATTTTCTTTAACAAGGTTGAAG GCACTGAATCTATTAATGGATTCTCCGACGATTCAAAAGATGTCAACGACGACGTTGCTCCAATTTCTGAGTCTACAAGCTTACTGGCTGAGTCGAGCCTTCCAGTATCCGACAATGGGACAGGATATGAAAGTACTACCGTAAGAAAAGAAAGTAGACAGGAATTATATCTGGACGAGGTTTATAAGAAGCCAGTTACACACGAATTCTACTGTCCTCACTGCCATTCTTGCATCACGAAAGTTGTTATTCGCGAAATCGATTCTGCACACAGAGTTGGTTTATTGAGATGCACATCATGCTTCAGTTTTCTCACTCTCGCAG GTGAATGGCTCTTGAGTAATTTTGCACCCAAGGGGGAGGGAGTTGGGAAGCAAGACCCAG CAGAAACTAATGTTCCACAAGATCTACCAGATGACTCGTTGATACAAACAACTTCGGTTGTGGATTCTCCAGCAACACAAATTGTTTCATCACCTGCTGAAATGGTTAAACAGAATCAGAATCTTGGATTCTCTCTtg ATGAGAAGCACTCACAAAAGGAGCCAGAACCTGATGAAAGACCTGAAATTCAAGCCGACATTAAAGGTAAACTTACAACACAGAAGACTGATGAAG CAGCAGTAGAAACCATACCAAGCACAGCAATCATTATTTTTGATGATGGACAGACACAAGCAAGAGATGAGACAAAGTTGGAAATCCTGAAAAGCATTGTATATGGCGGTTTGATGGAATCAATTACAAGCTTAGGTGTTGTGACATCTGCTGCAAGTGCTGATGCTGCCACAT TGAACATTCTAGCTTTGGCATTGGCAAATCTCGTTAGTGGACTCTTCATCATTGGACACAAT CTTAGGGAACTGAAAAATGAACAACCTGGAGGAGTTCCCTCAGATCAGACAAATGAACGAGAAGAACGTTACGAGGAACTACTAGGGAAGAGACAGAACTTCATTCTTCATGCCACAATTGTCCTATTATCATTCATTGTCTTTGGATTAGTACCTCCTGTAGTTTATGGCTTCTCATTCCATAAAAGTGACAACAAGGATTACAAGCTGGCAGCAGTAGCAGCAGCTTCTCTTTTGTGCATTACTTTACTTGCCATTGGCAAGGCTTATGTCCAGAAGCCACCGAAGAACTACTTAATCACTGTACTGAAGTATGCTGTTATTGGAGTTATGGCTTCAGGAGTTTCATACGTGGCAGGTGACCTGGTGAAAAAGATCATTGAAAAGTCTGGATTTTTCCAGTCAGATGTAGCTGTCACTGCACCTCTTGCTGGGATGAAATCGGATACACTTGAATGGGCATCTTATTGA
- the LOC110627903 gene encoding membrane protein of ER body 2 isoform X2: MDLEEQRKQPQEEEELEVGLRGRPSRRPSGQKTPTFTTTAPSSGVYSSSQRQELEPENGIFFNKVEGTESINGFSDDSKDVNDDVAPISESTSLLAESSLPVSDNGTGYESTTVRKESRQELYLDEVYKKPVTHEFYCPHCHSCITKVVIREIDSAHRVGLLRCTSCFSFLTLAGEWLLSNFAPKGEGVGKQDPETNVPQDLPDDSLIQTTSVVDSPATQIVSSPAEMVKQNQNLGFSLDEKHSQKEPEPDERPEIQADIKGKLTTQKTDEAAVETIPSTAIIIFDDGQTQARDETKLEILKSIVYGGLMESITSLGVVTSAASADAATLNILALALANLVSGLFIIGHNLRELKNEQPGGVPSDQTNEREERYEELLGKRQNFILHATIVLLSFIVFGLVPPVVYGFSFHKSDNKDYKLAAVAAASLLCITLLAIGKAYVQKPPKNYLITVLKYAVIGVMASGVSYVAGDLVKKIIEKSGFFQSDVAVTAPLAGMKSDTLEWASY; the protein is encoded by the exons ATGGATCTGGAGGAGCAAAGGAAACAGCCACAGGAGGAGGAGGAGTTGGAGGTGGGTTTACGAGGAAGGCCGTCTCGCCGTCCTAGCGGCCAGAAAACCCCCACCTTCACCACCACTGCACCATCCAGTGGAGTCTACTCTTCTTCCCAACGTCAAGAACTTGAGCCAGAAAATGGGATTTTCTTTAACAAGGTTGAAG GCACTGAATCTATTAATGGATTCTCCGACGATTCAAAAGATGTCAACGACGACGTTGCTCCAATTTCTGAGTCTACAAGCTTACTGGCTGAGTCGAGCCTTCCAGTATCCGACAATGGGACAGGATATGAAAGTACTACCGTAAGAAAAGAAAGTAGACAGGAATTATATCTGGACGAGGTTTATAAGAAGCCAGTTACACACGAATTCTACTGTCCTCACTGCCATTCTTGCATCACGAAAGTTGTTATTCGCGAAATCGATTCTGCACACAGAGTTGGTTTATTGAGATGCACATCATGCTTCAGTTTTCTCACTCTCGCAG GTGAATGGCTCTTGAGTAATTTTGCACCCAAGGGGGAGGGAGTTGGGAAGCAAGACCCAG AAACTAATGTTCCACAAGATCTACCAGATGACTCGTTGATACAAACAACTTCGGTTGTGGATTCTCCAGCAACACAAATTGTTTCATCACCTGCTGAAATGGTTAAACAGAATCAGAATCTTGGATTCTCTCTtg ATGAGAAGCACTCACAAAAGGAGCCAGAACCTGATGAAAGACCTGAAATTCAAGCCGACATTAAAGGTAAACTTACAACACAGAAGACTGATGAAG CAGCAGTAGAAACCATACCAAGCACAGCAATCATTATTTTTGATGATGGACAGACACAAGCAAGAGATGAGACAAAGTTGGAAATCCTGAAAAGCATTGTATATGGCGGTTTGATGGAATCAATTACAAGCTTAGGTGTTGTGACATCTGCTGCAAGTGCTGATGCTGCCACAT TGAACATTCTAGCTTTGGCATTGGCAAATCTCGTTAGTGGACTCTTCATCATTGGACACAAT CTTAGGGAACTGAAAAATGAACAACCTGGAGGAGTTCCCTCAGATCAGACAAATGAACGAGAAGAACGTTACGAGGAACTACTAGGGAAGAGACAGAACTTCATTCTTCATGCCACAATTGTCCTATTATCATTCATTGTCTTTGGATTAGTACCTCCTGTAGTTTATGGCTTCTCATTCCATAAAAGTGACAACAAGGATTACAAGCTGGCAGCAGTAGCAGCAGCTTCTCTTTTGTGCATTACTTTACTTGCCATTGGCAAGGCTTATGTCCAGAAGCCACCGAAGAACTACTTAATCACTGTACTGAAGTATGCTGTTATTGGAGTTATGGCTTCAGGAGTTTCATACGTGGCAGGTGACCTGGTGAAAAAGATCATTGAAAAGTCTGGATTTTTCCAGTCAGATGTAGCTGTCACTGCACCTCTTGCTGGGATGAAATCGGATACACTTGAATGGGCATCTTATTGA
- the LOC110627682 gene encoding DNA-directed RNA polymerase subunit 10-like protein: MIIPVRCFTCGKVIGNKWDTYLDLLQADYSEGDALDALGLVRYCCRRMLMTHVDLIEKLLNYNTLERSEGS; this comes from the exons ATGATAATTCCAGTTCGTTGTTTCACTTGCGGCAAG GTGATTGGAAACAAATGGGATACTTATCTTGATCTCCTTCAAGCTGATTACTCTGAAGG AGATGCTCTTGATGCATTGGGGTTGGTCCGCTATTGCTGCAGGCGAATGCTCATGACACATGTTGACCTCATTGAGAAGCTTTTGAACTACAATA CTCTGGAGAGAAGTGAGGGCAGTTGA
- the LOC110628072 gene encoding transcriptional activator FHA1 isoform X2: MGTTGSDVEAGFAKLQGEDFEYYMQTYSIILGRNSKKSTVDVDLSSLGGGMNISRHHARIFYDFTRRRFALEVLGKNGCLVEGVLHLPGNPPVKLDSQDLLQIGDKEFYFLLPVRSILGGHLGPRHHVAMMPQFGYHSAGAERIGPVTVAGVKKGRREFYEDEYDDDEEIGGGSGGKKIRREGFERYGYGAGGGSGGKVGLAGALVPAEKKIDGRSRVDRDSDNHQLMQLEEKDVVSSVATVLSDLCGPGEWMPMEKLHAEGYQSAAIQLRPSQDSASLLCAGLGDIFRWSFSTVILFGKCFQVTPLTYVDL, from the exons ATGGGGACTACGGGCAGCGACGTCGAAGCCGGCTTTGCAAAGCTGCAAGGCGAGGATTTTGAGTACTACATGCAAACATACTCCATTATATTGGGCCGCAATTCCAAGAAATCAACCGTAGATGTTGACCTGTCCAGCCTCGGTGGCGGCATGAACATCTCCCGTCACCATGCTCGCATCTTTTACGACTTCACGCGCCGGCGTTTTGCCCTAGAGGTTCTTGGGAAAAATGGCTGCTTGGTTGAAGGCgtccttcatctccctggaaacCCTCCTGTCAAGCTTGATTCTCAAGATCTGTTACAAATTGGGGATAAAGAGTTCTATTTTCTGCTTCCTGTGAGGAGTATTTTGGGCGGCCATCTTGGACCCAGGCATCATGTGGCGATGATGCCACAGTTTGGTTATCATTCCGCTGGGGCAGAGAGGATTGGGCCAGTGACGGTGGCGGGAGTTAAAAAAGGGAGAAGAGAATTTTACGAGGATGagtatgatgatgatgaggagATTGGCGGTGGTAGTGGTGGAAAGAAAATTAGGAGAGAGGGTTTTGAGCGGTACGGCTACGGTGCAGGCGGTGGCTCCGGTGGTAAAGTGGGATTGGCTGGAGCTTTAG TTCCTGCAGAGAAGAAAATAGACGGAAGATCAAGGGTTGATCGTGATTCCGACAATCATCAACTTATGCAATTGGAGGAAAAAGATGTGGTGTCATCTGTTGCTACAGTGCTTTCTGATCTCTGTGGTCCTGGAGAATGGATGCCTATGGAGAAACTCCATGCTGAG GGTTATCAGTCTGCTGCCATTCAGCTCAGACCCTCGCAAGATTCTGCGTCTCTCCTATGTGCCGGCTTGGGTGACATTTTTCGATGGTCTTTTTCAACTGTGATCCTTTTCGGCAAATGCTTTCAAGTCACGCCTCTGACCTATGTGGACCTATGA